From the Alteromonas sp. CI.11.F.A3 genome, the window TCTCGTGCTTCCATGGGCAAGTGGTCTTGAGCGCGATAGTAGTGATCTTCGCGAAGCACTTGCACAGGCCTTCCTTGAGCAGAGAAGCCGTTAAACAAATTTTCGGTAAACAGTGACTTTCCAGAGCCTGAAGCTCCAGAAATGGCAATAATTAAAGGCGATTGCATAATTCTAGAAAGCTGATTTTATTGGAGCAAAGATACGCGTTTAGCCTCTATGAATCAATGTTATATTCATACCAATTGGTCAAATGGATCGCTATTTGCTAGCTGAATCAATAACATTCGCTTATTTTGAGCGCGTTTTCATTCCTAAATTTATTTTCATATCACTGTCATAATTGATTAAAAAATAGCTAGTTCCCAATAATTTCCACATCTTCAGGGGACAAACTGGTAAGCGCATAAGAGTGTTGTTTTGAACGAGAGCCTTCCCCCTGAGCTCGTGGAGGGTAATAACGTTCTTTTTCCTCAGGGTACAAGGCAAACACTTCATCTAACGACGCGCGAATCTCGCTTAAGGTTTTATCTAAGTTGGCGTTAAAGTCTGGCCTTTTACGTTTGGTATGCCCTAGTTCAATCAATCGTGAAAAGGCTTTATTAGCTAGTGCTATCAGCTCAATCGGCACATCTTTGTGCGGTGGAAGTGGGTGCTCTGGGTTCTCGGTGCAATATTTAACGAGTGCCGTATAAAAGCAAAGGGGCTTGTTTTGCAATATAACAACGGTGTCATTTACGCTATTGCCTAACGTTTTATCTCGCAAATTAATAACAAGTTTGGGCTTAGGTGGGGCAACTAACTCTTCATTGATAATGTGCTTTGCTTTTCGCTGCCTAGGAATAGCAAACGCTGGCCCAAGCAGCACCGATACTATCAACGCCCACCAACTCATCGTCAGGTTTTGATACATAGGAAGCGATTGCATAGTTAGCGTAATTTTTTGCTCTGCATTTTCGAATATAAAAGTATGGGGTAAGCTGTACTCGGGATACGTTTCATCAGCATTTACACCCTGAATTGAGGTGACTCTAATCGGGTAATTGTCAGCGGCTAAATCTTCGTTGATAGTTTCAATATACCGACCTACCGCATACGTATTTACGGGGGTATTTAGCGTTGCATTCCCAACATCAAGAAACGCACTGTCTAATATAATTCTTCTTTCTACGTTGTCTTTCGCATTATGGCGAGCAGACTGAATACCAATAACCTGACCAAACGTACTGATGATTTGAAGTACCGCAAAAAGTATCAGTACACAAATTAGGGTAAACGGGCGAACAGTTGACATCATACTACTCATCTTTGCTACATCCATTCACGAGAACGAGAGTTTTGTAATAGGGGCGTGAGTGAGAATCGGCGATATCTTTCACTACAGACTGCATGGCGCAAAGTAAATCGGTGTTTTGCATTTGCATTTTTAAAAACCATTGCATGCCGCTAACGCTCTTTAGTAGAGGGGTAGCATAGTTCTTAGACAAAATTTGCTCATCTTCTTCAGCCCAATACGATGAGATAATATCGACTTCTCCCGCAAGCAATGCTCTGCGCAAATCTTTGTGGGAATTGAAGTACACAATGTCTACGTTGTTCTCAGTTAACCCAAGATTTTGAAGTATGGTTTTTGGAACGATGTGACCTGAGCGGCTGGAAGGGTAATCGAGCAGCCCAATTCGTTTGCCAAGCAAGTACTCTTTTTCAAGCAGGGGCTTTTCACGTTGAGATATAAAGAAAGCGCTGTAATTAGGGTGCGATGCTATTAAAGTTAAACCATAAATTTGATCTGCACCGAAGGCATCTACTACATTACGTTTAATCAACGCTAAATCGACCACGCCATGGTTTATATATCGAAAGGTATCGTAGTCGCTTTGCCCGACGATGACCCTGACTTGGCCAAATTGCCTTTTGATGATTTTGTTATCGCATAAACGTTCTAAGGCCATATTCGCGATAGAGCCATCTGTGACATACACTGAAAAGATGTCTAGGTTGTTTTGTAACTCGGTTTGGCAGGTTAAAGTTCGACCAGTTTGAGGGGGCACCGGAATAAATTCTATTTTCTGTGAAAAATAGCCAGCGCTGCCGCAAACAAGTGCGGCAATAAGGAGTATGATCCACCTTCCGGTAGCAATAATTCTGACTTTTGGCAAAAAAATAACCAAATGAGTTAGTGATTTATGTGCTAATTTCATCAGCTAAGGTTATTTATTGCAATAGGTAAATTTATTTTAATTGGTTATAGTCATGAAAAATAAGTGCTTTTTACAAATCAGACTGAATTTTGTTAAACGCTGTTTATTAGTCCATGATATGTCATCAATAGAAACCACAAGAACAAGTCAGACGACCTTGGTTTTGATAAGTAAAATAACTTGACCAAATGGTCAGGTGTGTGGTGCAAAAAATGCGATGAAATCACGTCACGGAATTGACGAAATATACAAAACTGTAATAAATATGACACGAAGGTCTATAACAATTTCATCCACTCAAAGAAGTCTTTTAGTCAATATCAGAGGTCGTAGAGGGGAATAAATTCCCTCTACGCTAAAAAAAAAGAATTTTAAACAAAAAGGGAAACACACATGTACTCATCAGCTAAGCTCAGCCGCGTTGCTGCAGCAGTTGCACTAACAGTGGGTCTAACCACGACTGCAATGGCTCAAGTAACGTCTTCAGATATGAATGGCCAGATAGTCGGTCCAAACGGCAACCCTGCTGTTGGAACCGTAGTTAAAGTAACTCACGTACCAACTGGTGCGGTTAAATCAGTCACGGTAAATAGTGCTGGTACATTTAACCTTCGTGGTTTACGTGTAGGTGGTCCTTACACTGTTGAAATCGACTCAGATGAATTCGCAGATCAAACTATCAGCGACATTTACCTAGAACTTGGTGAAGCGGCAACTATCCAAAGAACACTTGAATCTGCAGCTAACTACGAAAATATCGTAGTAACCGCTTCTCAAGTAGGTAGCTTGGCATTCGGTCAAACTGGTCCTTCAGCAAACTTTGACTTGGCAACACTTCAACAAGCGCCAGCGATCAACCGTGATATCACTGATATCGTTCGTATTGACCCTCGTATCTATGTGAATGAAGGCGGTAGCGGTGGTATCCAGTGTGTTGGTAAAAGCCCACGTTTTAACAGTTTGACTGTTGATGGCGTTCGCATGAATGACCTTTTCGGTCTTAACTCGAACGGTTACCCTACAGAAAGAATGCCTTTCTCTTTTGACGCTATCGAAGGTGTGTCAGTAGAAATTGCTCCTTTTGATGTAATCTACGGCGGTTTCTCTGCGTGTAACATCAGTGCAGTAAGTAAAACAGGTACCAACGAAGTTCACGGTTCTGCGTTCTACGACTATGGTAGCGACAGCCTACGTGGTGACTCTCTTGAAGGTGATGATATCAACCTTGGTAGTTACACTGAAAAACGTTACGGCTTCACAGTGGGTGCACCGCTGATTAAAGATAAGCTATTTGTTTTTGCTGCTTACGAAAAACTAGAAGGCGCGAACACATTTGACCGTGGTGCCATTGGTTCTGGCGCAATTAATGAAGTAGCGCTTTCACAAGCACAACTTGAGCAGATTCAATCTGTTTCTCAGTCATTGTATAACTTTGATGCTGGTACAACGCCACTTAGCATGCCTAACGAAGATGAAAAGCTTCTTGTTAAGTTAGACTGGAACATCAACGAAAACCACCGTTTTGCGTTTACCTATAACTACAACGATGGTAACAACTTCTCAGAATCTGACGGCGACGCAGATGAGTTTGAACTATCAAGCCACATCTACGAGCGTGGCGCAGAGCTACAATCATTTGTTGGTGTACTTTACTCAGACTGGACAGACAAATTCTCGACTGAAATTCGTATTTCTCGCACTGAGCTAGATAACCTACAGCGTTCTATGTACGGTGACGGCACTCCAGGCGGCAACGATTTCGGCGAAATCAAAATCGAACTTGGTAATGACACAGATGATTCTTCTGATGATTTAACCGTTTTCTTAGGTTCTGATGACAGTCGTCAAGCGAACGACCTAGATTGGGAAGCGCTTAGCCTAATGTTCCGTGGTAACTATTACTTCGACAACGGCCACGCGTTAACTTTCGGTTACGAGAGCGACAAACTAGATATCTACAACCTTTTCGTTCAGCACTCTGAAACATCTATTACTTTTGAAAGCCTAGATGATTTCGCTAACGGAACTAATGCAGAAATTGAATACGGTTATGCTTATTCTGGCAACCTATTAGACCGTGCTGCAGAGTGGGGTTACACGTCACACTCTACTTACGCACAAGATGAGTTCTATCTTACTGATGATTTAAAAGTTGTTGCTGGTTTACGTTATGACTGGATTACAACATCAGACGAGCCTGTTGGAAACGTTGATTTCGCAATTGAGAACGGTTACGACAATACGGCTAACCTAGATGGACTTAGCTTGCTACAACCACGTGTTGGCCTTAACTACACAGTAAGTGATTCAACTGAACTACGTGGTGGTGTTGGCTTGTTCTCAGGCGGTAACCCGAACGTATGGATGACAAACAACTATCAAAACACCAATGTTGTTGGTGGTGAAGTTGATGGTGAATACGCCAACTTATTCGACGGCAGTGTTACATGGGTTAACACAGAAGACGGCGTAACTGCTGGTCCTGGTTACTCAGTACCTTCTGATTTAGACGAAGCAATGTCTTCTGGTGCAGGTAGTAACTTTGAAAGTAACAACCTAGATCCAGGCTTCGAAATGCCTCGCGAATGGAAAATTTCTGCGGGTATGACTCACATCAATGACGAAGACTACGTATTTAACTTAGATTTCCTTCTAAGTGTGACGCAGAAACAAGCCATGATTAAATATGTGGGTCTTGAGCGTGTAGGTACAACTGACGAAGGTTACCCTGATTATGATTCAGTAGGTTACGGTTCACTTGAACTGACTAACTCTGATGAAGATTCAGTGTCTTACTCACTAACAGCGACCATGAACAAGTCTTGGGATAACGGTATTACTTTCACCGGTGGTTATAACTACAGCCACGCTGAAGATGTACAACCAATGACGAGTTCAGTAGCGTTCTCTAACTTCCAGTACAGAGCATTTACTGACATTAACGAAGAAGTATCTTCAGTGTCTGATTGGAATATCGAGCACCGCTTTACTGCTGACCTTCGTTACACCACTGAACTTATCGACGGTTACAGCACTATCTTCTCTGCTTACGCAGTAGCGCAGTCTGGTCGTCCGTTTAGTTACACCATCAGTGGTAACTCTGTATATGGCTACACGCCATACCTTGAAGGTAACAACGTGTTACCGATTGGTGCAGAGCGTAACGACCAAACTAGCCCTTGGTGGTTCAAAATGGATATCGCAGTTAGACAAAATATTCCTGCGTTCCGTGAAGATCACTCAGCTCAGGTTTACTTCGTAATGAATAACTTCACCAACTTCATCAATGATGAATGGGGTATTTTGGAAGAAGTTAACTTCAATACTGCTGCGCTAGGTACATCATCTCCTGAAAGTCGTCAGGGTGATGCATCACTTTGGGAAATGCGTGTAGGTATTGACTACCGCTTCTAAGCAACAGTTTAAAAAACAGTTGTAGTGTTAAATGCCACTTTCCAATTTTGGAAGTGGCATTTTTTTTATCTTGTAAATCAACTTCTCTCTATGTTTCTCATCGCATTCCTTTTCTTTTTCTGATCTAACCATTGTCGCCATACGAACGAATAACTAAATGAATTGTTCACATGGAGAACTTATGTCGAAACATATATTGATGGTAATGACCTCACATGAATTATTAGGTGATACAGGCAATAAAACAGGAATGTGGCTGGAAGAGTTCGCGTCACCTTATTACGCGTTCAAGGATGCAGGGTATACCATCACCTTAGCTTCACCTATGGGCGGCCAAGTGCCAATCGACCCCAATAGCTTGGCAGATGATGCCATGACCGACGATGCTATCCGTTATACAAAAGATGAGGTAGCACGAAGCGCAATGTCTTCAACAATTGTGTTGGAAGATGTTCGAGCAGATGAGTTTGATGCTGTGTTCTATCCGGGCGGCCACGGCCCGCTGTGGGACTTATCTGACAATACCCACTCCACAATGCTAATTGAAGATATGATCAAAGCACAGAAGCCTGTAGGCGCTGTTTGCCATGCGCCTATCGTGCTTAAAGAAGTAAAACGTGCCGATGGCGAATTTTTCATTAACGGGAAAACCGTTACTGGCTTTTCGAATAGTGAAGAAGAGGCAATGGAATTAACCGAGGTTGTGCCTTACTTAGTTGAAGATGCACTCATTAGTAAGGGCGGTAAGTACGAGAGTACAGAGGACTTTGGCGTTAAAGTGTGTGTTGATGGTCTTTTGGTGACGGGGCAAAACCCAGCATCATCAGGACCCGCAGCAGAAGCGCTTATTAAGCTACTGTCGTAGTTTAATTCACTCACTTACACTACTTACTTAGTCCACACCGACTAAACAATAGCCGGTGCGCCAGTTTTATAGAACGTTTATACTGGCAGAAATAAGAAAACGCCGCTGACTGTGTTGTATCTCAGAAGACAGGGGATACAACATAGTACAAGCGGCGTTTTTGCGTAAGTTACACGTTAGAAGCTAGCTTGAACGTTAAAGCTCATAGTGCGACCTAGTGGGTCATAAAGTGTGTCATCGAAACCGCGCCATTCGCCGGGCAAGTATTCTTCCAGCTCGTCAGTAAGGTTAGCGATGCCTGCTGATACTTTAACGTTATCGTTTACGTGATATGAAACCGTTACGTTATGTTTAAAGTAGTTATCCGCATAATCGTAAGAGGAGTAAAAGGTTTCTCCGTTGGCACCA encodes:
- a CDS encoding PhnD/SsuA/transferrin family substrate-binding protein, whose protein sequence is MPKVRIIATGRWIILLIAALVCGSAGYFSQKIEFIPVPPQTGRTLTCQTELQNNLDIFSVYVTDGSIANMALERLCDNKIIKRQFGQVRVIVGQSDYDTFRYINHGVVDLALIKRNVVDAFGADQIYGLTLIASHPNYSAFFISQREKPLLEKEYLLGKRIGLLDYPSSRSGHIVPKTILQNLGLTENNVDIVYFNSHKDLRRALLAGEVDIISSYWAEEDEQILSKNYATPLLKSVSGMQWFLKMQMQNTDLLCAMQSVVKDIADSHSRPYYKTLVLVNGCSKDE
- a CDS encoding TonB-dependent receptor; the encoded protein is MYSSAKLSRVAAAVALTVGLTTTAMAQVTSSDMNGQIVGPNGNPAVGTVVKVTHVPTGAVKSVTVNSAGTFNLRGLRVGGPYTVEIDSDEFADQTISDIYLELGEAATIQRTLESAANYENIVVTASQVGSLAFGQTGPSANFDLATLQQAPAINRDITDIVRIDPRIYVNEGGSGGIQCVGKSPRFNSLTVDGVRMNDLFGLNSNGYPTERMPFSFDAIEGVSVEIAPFDVIYGGFSACNISAVSKTGTNEVHGSAFYDYGSDSLRGDSLEGDDINLGSYTEKRYGFTVGAPLIKDKLFVFAAYEKLEGANTFDRGAIGSGAINEVALSQAQLEQIQSVSQSLYNFDAGTTPLSMPNEDEKLLVKLDWNINENHRFAFTYNYNDGNNFSESDGDADEFELSSHIYERGAELQSFVGVLYSDWTDKFSTEIRISRTELDNLQRSMYGDGTPGGNDFGEIKIELGNDTDDSSDDLTVFLGSDDSRQANDLDWEALSLMFRGNYYFDNGHALTFGYESDKLDIYNLFVQHSETSITFESLDDFANGTNAEIEYGYAYSGNLLDRAAEWGYTSHSTYAQDEFYLTDDLKVVAGLRYDWITTSDEPVGNVDFAIENGYDNTANLDGLSLLQPRVGLNYTVSDSTELRGGVGLFSGGNPNVWMTNNYQNTNVVGGEVDGEYANLFDGSVTWVNTEDGVTAGPGYSVPSDLDEAMSSGAGSNFESNNLDPGFEMPREWKISAGMTHINDEDYVFNLDFLLSVTQKQAMIKYVGLERVGTTDEGYPDYDSVGYGSLELTNSDEDSVSYSLTATMNKSWDNGITFTGGYNYSHAEDVQPMTSSVAFSNFQYRAFTDINEEVSSVSDWNIEHRFTADLRYTTELIDGYSTIFSAYAVAQSGRPFSYTISGNSVYGYTPYLEGNNVLPIGAERNDQTSPWWFKMDIAVRQNIPAFREDHSAQVYFVMNNFTNFINDEWGILEEVNFNTAALGTSSPESRQGDASLWEMRVGIDYRF
- a CDS encoding type 1 glutamine amidotransferase domain-containing protein: MSKHILMVMTSHELLGDTGNKTGMWLEEFASPYYAFKDAGYTITLASPMGGQVPIDPNSLADDAMTDDAIRYTKDEVARSAMSSTIVLEDVRADEFDAVFYPGGHGPLWDLSDNTHSTMLIEDMIKAQKPVGAVCHAPIVLKEVKRADGEFFINGKTVTGFSNSEEEAMELTEVVPYLVEDALISKGGKYESTEDFGVKVCVDGLLVTGQNPASSGPAAEALIKLLS